One genomic segment of Deinococcus terrestris includes these proteins:
- a CDS encoding MDR family MFS transporter — MSAPVSPTPAAPHPTDPHAAEHSLAEQHFTEQEKRITLIGLLVVFLLAALSQTIVGTAMPRIIEDLQGFNLYSWVTTAYLLASTVMVPIYGKLSDLYGRKPILVFGIVVFLLGSALSGLAGEPFLGNFLGGGMNQLIAFRAVAGFGGAALFTTAFTILADMFAPAERARFGGLFGAIFGLASVIGPAVGGFLTDQASWRWVFYVNLPLGLFALFLILAKMPKLTHRMAGKIDYLGAALILLTTIPLLLALTWGGVTYPWDSARILGLFALSAASLLGFLWAESRTKDAIIPLNLFRVPMFSLGNLASFIMGMAFLGVILFLPLFMQMVLGVSATNSGFSMLPLMGGLILSSIVAGQVVARTGKYKPWMLGGAVLLLLGIYLLTFLTPQTTLVDLGWRMFIVGLGLGPSQSLFTLAIQNAVPLNQLGIATSSSQFFRQIGSTIGAAVFGTLLLNNLHTELPKHLPQVPGMQMNADNFDLGALRASGSGNGPEKEIQAAFDAQYRQIEAALNGDAAAARAVASNEALPAELRDLVTDGGLEARVHAGLEAQANAVQSALANGEAGRQALLASEETPAALKAQLRALPEQALATPQAAQATAAQVGAAILAQEPELVQETTRTTLAELKTRLGEQARTLAAQLTTGLKDGFTAAMTQMFATSLWFVLAGLLVTLFVPVLPLRSKAEPVTVAGTPEGQPGD, encoded by the coding sequence TTGAGCGCTCCCGTCTCCCCCACACCCGCCGCGCCACACCCCACGGACCCACACGCCGCCGAACACTCGCTCGCCGAACAACACTTCACCGAGCAGGAAAAGCGCATCACATTGATCGGCCTGCTGGTGGTCTTCCTTCTCGCCGCGCTCAGCCAGACCATCGTGGGCACGGCGATGCCGCGCATCATTGAGGACCTTCAGGGCTTCAACCTCTACTCGTGGGTCACCACCGCCTACCTGCTCGCCTCCACGGTGATGGTGCCCATCTACGGCAAGCTGTCGGACCTGTACGGGCGCAAGCCCATTCTGGTGTTCGGGATCGTGGTCTTTCTGCTGGGGTCGGCGCTCAGCGGCCTGGCCGGGGAGCCCTTCCTGGGCAACTTCCTGGGCGGGGGCATGAACCAGCTCATCGCCTTCCGGGCGGTGGCGGGCTTCGGCGGCGCGGCGCTGTTCACGACCGCCTTTACCATCCTGGCCGACATGTTCGCCCCCGCCGAGCGGGCGAGGTTCGGCGGGCTGTTCGGCGCGATCTTCGGCCTTGCCAGCGTGATCGGCCCCGCCGTGGGCGGATTTCTGACCGATCAGGCATCGTGGCGCTGGGTGTTTTACGTCAACCTGCCGCTGGGGCTCTTCGCGCTCTTCTTGATTCTGGCGAAGATGCCCAAGCTCACGCACCGCATGGCGGGCAAGATTGACTACCTCGGCGCGGCGCTGATTCTGCTGACCACCATTCCGCTGCTGCTCGCGCTGACCTGGGGCGGCGTGACCTATCCCTGGGACAGCGCCCGCATCCTGGGCCTCTTTGCCCTGAGCGCCGCCTCGCTGCTGGGCTTTCTCTGGGCCGAGTCGCGCACCAAGGACGCGATCATTCCGCTGAACCTCTTCCGGGTGCCGATGTTCAGCCTGGGCAATCTGGCGTCCTTCATCATGGGGATGGCCTTCCTGGGCGTGATTCTGTTCCTGCCGCTCTTTATGCAGATGGTGCTGGGCGTGTCGGCGACCAACAGCGGCTTTTCCATGCTGCCGCTGATGGGCGGGCTGATCCTGTCGAGCATCGTGGCGGGGCAGGTCGTGGCCCGCACCGGCAAGTACAAGCCGTGGATGCTGGGCGGCGCGGTGCTGCTGCTGCTCGGCATCTACCTCCTGACCTTCCTGACCCCGCAGACCACGCTGGTCGACCTCGGCTGGCGCATGTTTATCGTGGGGCTGGGGCTGGGGCCGTCGCAGAGCCTCTTTACGCTGGCGATTCAGAATGCGGTGCCGCTGAACCAGCTCGGCATCGCCACCTCCAGCAGCCAGTTTTTCCGGCAGATCGGCTCGACCATCGGCGCGGCGGTGTTCGGCACCCTGCTGCTGAACAACCTGCACACCGAACTGCCCAAGCATCTGCCCCAGGTTCCGGGGATGCAGATGAACGCGGACAATTTTGACCTCGGGGCGCTGCGGGCCAGCGGCAGCGGCAACGGCCCGGAGAAGGAGATTCAGGCGGCCTTTGACGCCCAGTACCGCCAGATTGAGGCGGCGCTGAACGGGGACGCGGCGGCGGCCAGGGCCGTGGCCTCCAACGAGGCCCTGCCTGCCGAGCTGCGCGACCTGGTCACGGACGGCGGCCTGGAGGCGCGGGTTCACGCGGGCCTGGAAGCGCAGGCGAACGCGGTGCAGTCGGCCCTGGCAAACGGGGAGGCCGGACGGCAGGCGCTGCTGGCGAGTGAGGAGACGCCCGCCGCGCTCAAGGCCCAACTCCGTGCCCTGCCGGAGCAGGCCCTCGCCACCCCGCAGGCGGCGCAGGCGACCGCCGCACAGGTCGGGGCCGCGATTCTGGCGCAGGAGCCCGAACTTGTGCAGGAGACGACCCGCACCACGCTGGCCGAACTGAAAACCCGCCTGGGGGAGCAGGCCCGCACCCTCGCCGCCCAGCTCACGACCGGGCTGAAGGACGGCTTCACGGCGGCGATGACGCAGATGTTTGCCACCAGCCTGTGGTTCGTGCTGGCGGGGTTGCTGGTGACCCTCTTCGTGCCCGTGCTGCCGCTGCGCTCGAAGGCCGAGCCGGTGACGGTAGCGGGCACTCCGGAGGGACAGCCGGGGGACTGA
- a CDS encoding MarR family winged helix-turn-helix transcriptional regulator, translating to MTAPPPLPPEAAPTPDQVSLFIGRMWHFNRKLKQDINPLLAEKHDLDTRRFFVLRGIQTGATYPKVLAERLELPPTLLSRYLDGLARQGLIARQLDPDDSRRTRLSLTPVGEAALAATVQSVHALVSTRLSRLDPDTLATVLGALDLLTQEDPT from the coding sequence ATGACCGCTCCTCCCCCCCTGCCTCCCGAGGCGGCCCCGACTCCCGACCAGGTCAGTTTGTTTATCGGGCGGATGTGGCACTTCAACCGCAAGCTCAAGCAGGACATCAACCCGCTGCTGGCCGAGAAGCACGACCTCGACACCCGGCGCTTCTTCGTGCTGCGCGGCATCCAGACTGGGGCCACCTATCCCAAGGTGCTGGCCGAGCGGCTGGAACTGCCGCCTACGCTGCTCAGCCGTTACCTCGATGGGCTGGCGCGGCAGGGACTGATCGCCCGGCAACTGGACCCCGACGACTCGCGGCGCACCCGCCTGAGCCTGACCCCGGTCGGCGAGGCCGCACTGGCCGCCACCGTGCAAAGCGTGCACGCACTGGTGAGCACCCGGCTCTCGCGCCTTGACCCCGACACCCTGGCGACCGTTCTCGGCGCCCTTGATCTGCTGACCCAGGAGGACCCCACTTGA
- a CDS encoding M17 family metallopeptidase → MQLVTGPLEGAQAADLTLTFLTPGAAGLPERVTRDLKPGKVALLSRSESGDVAVALTPEDAGQAREVGAAFVKLANDLGARALAVEASEYGDALALAALAAGRKDARYREQARPAPTSLTVQGLADSARLEALTAGVQFARDLVNAPANVLNPATLAREARRLEGHGADVDIWDSTEIEARGMGLLAAVAAGSATGPRLIRVTLPARGEVTRVVALVGKGVTFDTGGYSIKPAAGMAPMKNDMGGAATVLGAMRALAGLRDRLPEGLEVRAYVPAAENMVGPHAMRPGDIYRAANGKTVEVVNTDAEGRLILADALAVACDEGATEIVDVATLTGAKMIALGSDIAGLFASDADLAARLKASAEAAGEYVWELPLHAPYLKAFQKETLADLRNSDLVPQGGSIKAALFLQEFVPRPWAHLDIAGNAQKDGEATGWGVGTLVGYVLNG, encoded by the coding sequence ATGCAACTCGTGACGGGACCGCTGGAGGGGGCGCAGGCCGCCGACCTGACGCTGACGTTCTTGACGCCGGGAGCGGCGGGGCTCCCAGAGCGGGTGACCCGCGACCTGAAACCGGGCAAGGTTGCCCTGCTCTCGCGCAGCGAGTCGGGGGACGTGGCCGTGGCCCTGACCCCCGAAGACGCCGGGCAGGCCCGCGAGGTGGGTGCAGCGTTTGTGAAGCTGGCGAATGATCTCGGCGCCCGTGCCCTGGCGGTGGAGGCCAGCGAGTACGGGGACGCCCTGGCCCTCGCCGCGCTCGCCGCCGGGCGCAAGGATGCCCGCTACCGCGAACAGGCCCGCCCTGCCCCCACGTCCCTGACCGTGCAGGGCCTCGCGGACAGTGCCCGGCTCGAAGCCCTGACCGCCGGGGTGCAGTTCGCCCGCGACCTCGTGAATGCGCCCGCCAACGTCCTCAACCCCGCCACCCTCGCCCGCGAAGCCCGCCGCCTGGAGGGCCACGGCGCCGACGTGGACATCTGGGACAGCACCGAGATCGAGGCGCGGGGCATGGGCCTGCTCGCCGCCGTCGCGGCCGGAAGCGCGACCGGCCCGCGTCTGATCCGGGTGACCCTCCCCGCGCGGGGCGAGGTCACGCGGGTGGTCGCCCTCGTCGGCAAGGGCGTCACTTTTGACACGGGCGGCTACTCCATCAAGCCTGCGGCGGGCATGGCCCCCATGAAAAACGACATGGGCGGTGCGGCCACCGTCCTCGGCGCGATGCGGGCGCTGGCCGGGCTGCGCGACCGTCTCCCCGAAGGGCTGGAAGTCCGCGCCTACGTCCCCGCCGCCGAGAACATGGTCGGCCCCCACGCCATGCGCCCCGGTGACATCTACCGCGCCGCGAACGGCAAGACGGTGGAGGTCGTGAACACCGACGCCGAGGGCCGCCTGATCCTGGCCGACGCGCTGGCCGTCGCCTGCGACGAGGGCGCGACCGAGATCGTGGACGTGGCGACCCTGACCGGAGCCAAGATGATCGCCCTCGGCAGCGACATCGCGGGCCTCTTTGCCAGCGACGCCGACCTCGCGGCCCGGCTCAAGGCGAGCGCGGAGGCGGCGGGCGAGTATGTCTGGGAACTTCCCCTCCACGCGCCGTACCTCAAGGCCTTCCAGAAGGAGACGCTGGCCGACCTGCGCAACTCCGACCTCGTGCCGCAGGGGGGCAGCATCAAGGCGGCCCTCTTCCTGCAGGAGTTTGTCCCCCGGCCCTGGGCGCATCTGGATATCGCCGGAAACGCCCAGAAGGACGGCGAGGCGACCGGATGGGGCGTGGGGACGCTGGTGGGGTACGTGCTGAACGGGTAG
- a CDS encoding Asp23/Gls24 family envelope stress response protein, whose product MTGSIQITEGALASLIGLTAHEVPGVVGMAPANLKEGISRVLGRANAREGVVVTREGGDYSADLYIVMAYGVSIPTVAQNIKERVEHLVRTQAGIELKGTRIHAVGVQRA is encoded by the coding sequence GTGACTGGTTCCATTCAAATCACCGAGGGCGCCCTCGCGTCCCTCATCGGGCTGACCGCGCACGAGGTGCCGGGCGTGGTGGGCATGGCCCCGGCGAACCTCAAGGAAGGCATCTCCCGCGTGCTGGGCCGCGCCAACGCCCGCGAGGGCGTCGTGGTGACCCGCGAGGGCGGGGACTATTCCGCCGACCTCTACATCGTGATGGCCTACGGGGTCAGCATTCCCACCGTCGCCCAGAACATCAAGGAGCGGGTGGAGCATCTGGTGCGGACCCAGGCGGGGATCGAGCTGAAGGGGACGCGGATTCACGCGGTGGGGGTGCAACGTGCCTGA
- a CDS encoding DUF4032 domain-containing protein → MTDHDQRTRARHEVERARRVAHLHDLLAILRRERGDLLPFEWVRHLAPQGEHALGVQAIPVEKIAGSVDRYREFDRHYLPRERHLDERWIGVRSAQLQGKELPPIQVYKVGELYFVKDGNHRVSVARRLGQKYIDAHVIELQVTVPPDEDDTLRDLIIKGEYARFLRETRLDEVVPGHREIRFTTPGRYDRLLDHIRTRQYFLDRKPGRGGLPPVSWEEAVESWYRRLYSRVVENLEKHDVMARFPGRTEADLYLWIMDHRYFLTQQGGHDVGSEEATRDFGEHHAPPLYRRLGQRLKLRWQGKLGTA, encoded by the coding sequence ATGACCGACCACGACCAGAGAACCCGCGCCCGGCACGAGGTGGAACGCGCCCGCCGGGTGGCCCACCTGCACGACCTGCTCGCCATCCTGCGGCGCGAGCGGGGCGACCTGCTGCCCTTTGAGTGGGTGCGGCACCTCGCGCCCCAGGGGGAGCATGCGCTGGGCGTGCAGGCGATTCCGGTCGAGAAGATCGCCGGGTCGGTGGACCGCTACCGCGAGTTCGACCGCCATTACCTCCCGCGCGAGCGCCACCTTGACGAGCGCTGGATCGGCGTGCGCTCGGCGCAGCTTCAGGGCAAGGAGCTGCCGCCCATTCAGGTGTACAAGGTGGGCGAGCTGTACTTCGTCAAGGACGGCAACCACCGCGTCTCGGTGGCGCGGCGGCTGGGGCAGAAGTACATCGACGCGCACGTGATCGAGTTGCAAGTGACGGTGCCTCCCGACGAGGACGACACCCTGCGTGACCTGATCATCAAGGGCGAATACGCCCGCTTCCTGCGCGAGACGCGCCTAGACGAGGTGGTGCCGGGGCACCGCGAGATCCGCTTCACCACGCCGGGACGCTATGACCGATTGCTGGACCACATCCGCACCCGGCAGTATTTTCTGGACCGCAAGCCGGGGCGGGGGGGGCTGCCCCCGGTATCGTGGGAGGAGGCCGTGGAGAGCTGGTACCGCCGCCTCTATAGCCGGGTCGTGGAGAACCTGGAGAAGCACGACGTGATGGCCCGCTTTCCGGGGCGTACCGAGGCCGACCTGTACCTCTGGATCATGGACCACCGCTACTTCCTGACGCAGCAGGGCGGCCACGACGTGGGCAGTGAGGAAGCCACCCGCGACTTCGGGGAACATCACGCGCCGCCCCTGTACCGCCGATTGGGGCAGCGGCTCAAGCTGCGCTGGCAGGGGAAGTTGGGGACGGCGTAG
- a CDS encoding DAK2 domain-containing protein, translating to MMRVATDWLGVYREQVNALNVYPVPDGDTGTNMHLTLQSVRRELDTCDESSMASVARAISYGALLGARGNSGVILSQLLKGFAETVRGVGAVDAATLAAAFRAAQKAGYGAVMKPVEGTILTVARGVADGACGPRERETVDAVLEQALFEGQRLLDQTPEMLPALKQAGVIDSGGQGYLYVVQGMLAALRGEALPEAPEITGYAGEQFETEEFGYCTEFLMSEATKPIEEIRDLVTPFGDSLLVVGAEGYVKGHIHTNEPDALLATVGRYGRMLKTKVEDMSEQHTEILGMAGAAARAEDEVPPSGLVAVASGYGLVKLFRSLGARIVSGGQTANPSVQDIVDAVRSVSAEKVLILPNNKNVLMAAEKAMELMEGRAVVVPTRTLGQGIGAALAFQPDSDAGSLREAMVEAAGRVTTFEVTRASRSTNITTGEGKTLEITEGDVIGLKDDELVQSGGTPEDSVLHMLNRSYEGQEVITVFGGPQRTPDSLEALAERVRHAFPLAEVEVHPGGPDLYDYLVTLE from the coding sequence ATGATGCGGGTGGCGACCGACTGGCTGGGCGTGTACCGCGAGCAGGTCAACGCCCTGAACGTGTACCCGGTCCCCGACGGCGACACCGGCACGAACATGCACCTCACCCTGCAATCGGTGCGGCGCGAACTCGATACCTGCGACGAATCCAGCATGGCCTCGGTCGCCCGCGCGATCAGCTACGGGGCGCTGCTGGGGGCGCGGGGCAACTCTGGCGTGATCCTCTCGCAACTGCTCAAGGGCTTCGCGGAGACGGTGCGCGGGGTGGGCGCGGTGGACGCCGCCACCCTCGCCGCCGCCTTCCGCGCCGCGCAGAAGGCCGGATACGGGGCCGTGATGAAGCCCGTCGAGGGCACCATCCTGACTGTGGCGCGGGGCGTGGCAGACGGGGCGTGCGGTCCCCGCGAGCGCGAGACGGTGGACGCGGTGCTGGAGCAGGCCCTGTTTGAAGGGCAGAGATTGCTGGACCAGACGCCCGAAATGCTCCCGGCCCTCAAACAGGCGGGCGTGATCGACTCCGGCGGGCAGGGCTACCTCTACGTGGTCCAGGGAATGCTGGCGGCCCTGCGCGGCGAGGCGCTGCCCGAGGCCCCCGAGATCACGGGCTACGCGGGCGAGCAGTTTGAAACTGAGGAATTTGGCTACTGCACCGAGTTCCTGATGTCGGAGGCGACCAAGCCCATCGAGGAAATCCGCGACCTCGTGACGCCGTTCGGGGACAGCCTGCTCGTCGTGGGGGCCGAAGGCTACGTCAAGGGCCACATCCACACCAACGAGCCCGACGCGCTGCTGGCGACGGTGGGCCGCTACGGGCGGATGCTCAAGACCAAGGTCGAGGACATGTCCGAGCAGCACACCGAGATTCTGGGCATGGCGGGCGCGGCGGCCCGCGCCGAGGACGAGGTGCCGCCTTCCGGCCTCGTCGCGGTGGCGAGCGGGTACGGCCTCGTCAAGCTGTTCCGCTCGCTGGGTGCCCGCATCGTCTCGGGCGGGCAGACGGCCAATCCCAGCGTGCAGGACATCGTGGACGCGGTGCGGTCGGTGAGCGCCGAGAAAGTGCTGATCCTCCCCAACAACAAGAACGTCCTGATGGCCGCCGAGAAAGCGATGGAACTGATGGAGGGCCGCGCCGTGGTCGTGCCCACCCGCACGCTGGGGCAGGGCATCGGGGCGGCGCTCGCCTTCCAGCCCGACAGCGACGCGGGGAGTCTGCGTGAGGCGATGGTGGAGGCGGCAGGCCGGGTCACCACCTTTGAAGTCACCCGCGCGAGCCGTTCGACGAACATCACCACGGGGGAAGGCAAGACGCTGGAGATCACGGAAGGCGACGTGATCGGGTTGAAGGACGACGAACTCGTGCAATCGGGCGGCACCCCCGAAGACAGCGTGCTGCACATGCTCAACCGCAGCTACGAGGGCCAGGAGGTCATCACGGTGTTCGGTGGGCCGCAGAGGACGCCGGACAGCTTGGAGGCCCTGGCCGAGCGCGTCCGCCACGCCTTCCCGCTGGCGGAGGTGGAGGTGCACCCCGGCGGGCCGGACCTGTACGACTATCTGGTGACGCTGGAGTAG